The DNA window ATTGGAATCAACAGGCCGGACTGCGGCATGATCCGCTAGGTCACGACGCTTTCAGGCAGTCGAGCGCGAGTAGGGCGGCGCCGAGGCTGCCGGCCCCATCGCCGAGCGCGGCCCGCGCCAGCCGCGGTTCCCGTTGAAACGTGAGTCGCGCGCGCAGCGCCGCCCGGAGCGGATCGATCAACCCGGCTCGGGCCTCGGCGAGCCCGCCGCCGATCACCATCACCTCGGCGTCGTAGAGCGCCTGTCCGGCGAGGAGCCCGTCGGCGAGCGCGTCGACCGTGTCGCGCCACACCTGCCCGGCCAGTTCCTCCCCGGCGGCGGCCCGCGCGGCGACGTCAGCCGCGGTAGCCGGCGTGCCGGCCAGTTCCGTGTAACGCCGGCCGACCGCAGCCGCCGAAGCGACCGCCTCCAGACAGCCGAGCTGGCCGCAGCCGCAGCGCGGCCCACCGGGACGTACCACGATGTGACCCAGTTCGCCGGCGGCGCCGTGCGCGCCCGCGTAAGCCGACCCGGCGACCACGTGAGCGGCGGCGATGCCGGTGCCGATCGCGACGAAGAGCACGTGCCGGCTACCCCGCCCGGCGCCGAGCCGGGCCTCCGCCACGCCGCCCACCCGCACGTCGTGCCCGAGCGCCACAGGCAGCCCGAGCCGCGCGACCGCCAGGTCCCGCAACGGTACGTCCCGGAAGCCGACGTTCGCCGACCAGACCGCCACGCCGGCCACCTCGTCGATCACCCCGGGCACCGCGATGCCTACCGCCACCGGAGTCAACCCATCGGCGCGGGCCCTGCCAGCGAGCCCCTCGGCGACGGACAGGACGGTCTCCACGACCGCCGCCGGACCCCGATCAGCGCCGGTGGCGTGCCGTTCGGTGTGCTGGCTGGTCCCATCCGCCCGGACCAGCGCGGCCTTGATGCCAGTACCGCCCACATCCAACGCGACGACCACCGCGCCTGAGCTCACCGCTTCCCCTCGCCACACTCGCACCTGAGCCTGCTGGTCCGCTCGCTGCGCTCGGGCACCGGGGCCGGGCAACATCGTTCGTGCCCGACCCCGGGACCGTTCA is part of the Micromonospora cremea genome and encodes:
- a CDS encoding ROK family protein, which codes for MSSGAVVVALDVGGTGIKAALVRADGTSQHTERHATGADRGPAAVVETVLSVAEGLAGRARADGLTPVAVGIAVPGVIDEVAGVAVWSANVGFRDVPLRDLAVARLGLPVALGHDVRVGGVAEARLGAGRGSRHVLFVAIGTGIAAAHVVAGSAYAGAHGAAGELGHIVVRPGGPRCGCGQLGCLEAVASAAAVGRRYTELAGTPATAADVAARAAAGEELAGQVWRDTVDALADGLLAGQALYDAEVMVIGGGLAEARAGLIDPLRAALRARLTFQREPRLARAALGDGAGSLGAALLALDCLKAS